A single genomic interval of Syntrophobotulus glycolicus DSM 8271 harbors:
- a CDS encoding GGDEF domain-containing protein, which yields MFALSPLNLAFALMISGMSFVNLVFSLGIEKEKSIWRIMSVVFAVPLLTGVVSLFQGEQFFIFQMHHLALLILFLFFPLGLYWKKSGQYGSTLRIVLSLALLSPFAVFCLQSISGYSWTLFLLAGFTGFLAVGNILIFAKIFHQKETTLSVGFSLLGAGQLFGLFLGAHFPEAEAVLIFAAFFLFMYTFWQKIYRPVLIRLEEAEKKLLDVDRTVKFEVQKRVIEIERHNEHLINLAQTDSLTGILNKQAITNIIRSLTEGEKKNGFTVLLFDIDDFKKINDTKGHLAGDMYLKLVAGIAKDNSRTIDHIGRYGGDEFIIVLPHTKLAEGLCTAERFRKKVEDSEAGITVSVGVAHFPEDGEIVRDLLVAADVGLYKSKERGKNIVSHFRSLNDQNGDNN from the coding sequence ATGTTCGCATTGAGTCCTCTGAATTTAGCCTTTGCCCTCATGATCTCCGGGATGTCTTTCGTAAATTTAGTGTTCTCTTTAGGCATTGAAAAAGAAAAGTCCATCTGGAGGATAATGAGTGTTGTTTTTGCCGTTCCCCTGCTGACCGGCGTGGTTTCTCTTTTCCAGGGCGAGCAATTCTTTATTTTCCAGATGCATCACTTAGCATTGCTGATCTTATTTTTGTTTTTCCCGCTGGGATTGTATTGGAAGAAGAGCGGACAATATGGAAGCACATTGAGAATAGTCCTTTCTCTTGCTCTGCTTTCGCCGTTTGCGGTCTTCTGCCTTCAGAGCATTTCCGGCTATTCTTGGACTCTTTTTTTGCTCGCGGGTTTTACCGGATTCTTGGCCGTAGGCAATATCCTGATTTTTGCTAAAATTTTTCACCAAAAAGAGACCACACTTTCCGTGGGGTTTTCTTTGCTGGGCGCAGGCCAATTGTTTGGGCTGTTTCTGGGAGCACATTTCCCTGAAGCGGAAGCTGTGCTCATTTTTGCCGCGTTTTTTTTGTTTATGTATACTTTTTGGCAGAAAATCTACCGGCCGGTGCTCATCAGATTAGAAGAAGCGGAAAAAAAGCTGCTTGATGTGGACAGGACGGTCAAATTTGAAGTGCAGAAAAGGGTTATTGAGATCGAACGCCATAATGAGCATCTCATCAATTTGGCTCAGACCGATTCCCTGACCGGAATTCTCAATAAACAGGCGATCACAAATATCATCCGTTCTTTAACGGAAGGGGAAAAGAAAAATGGTTTTACCGTTCTCCTTTTCGATATTGACGACTTTAAAAAAATTAATGACACCAAAGGTCACCTGGCAGGGGATATGTATCTGAAATTGGTTGCCGGGATTGCCAAAGACAACAGTAGGACCATAGACCACATCGGCCGCTACGGAGGGGACGAGTTCATCATTGTCCTGCCCCATACCAAGCTTGCGGAAGGACTCTGTACCGCAGAGCGTTTTCGGAAAAAGGTCGAGGACAGTGAAGCCGGGATAACGGTATCTGTAGGAGTAGCACATTTTCCTGAGGATGGCGAAATAGTCAGGGATTTGCTTGTTGCCGCCGATGTCGGATTGTACAAATCCAAGGAGCGGGGGAAAAATATTGTCTCCCATTTCAGGAGCCTGAATGATCAAAATGGGGACAACAATTAA
- a CDS encoding MOSC domain-containing protein, with product MAKIVAVNRSREKGTPKQPLDRGYLIAGHGLEEDAHAGAWHRQISLLGVESINKTILKGSDSRMGIFAENLTTEGILLYELPLGETLKIGETILEVTQIGKECHQGCVIKDLVGDCVMPREGIFARVIRSGWVKAGDEIIRCSH from the coding sequence ATGGCCAAAATCGTTGCGGTAAACAGAAGCAGGGAAAAAGGTACGCCCAAGCAGCCGCTTGACCGGGGATATTTGATTGCCGGTCACGGGCTGGAAGAGGATGCCCACGCGGGAGCCTGGCACAGACAGATCAGTCTTTTGGGTGTGGAGAGTATCAATAAGACTATTCTCAAAGGTTCGGACAGCAGGATGGGCATTTTTGCCGAAAATCTGACGACAGAAGGAATCCTATTGTATGAGCTGCCCCTAGGAGAAACATTGAAAATAGGAGAAACCATACTGGAGGTGACCCAGATCGGCAAAGAATGCCACCAGGGATGTGTGATCAAGGACCTGGTTGGCGATTGTGTGATGCCGCGGGAAGGAATATTTGCCAGGGTGATCAGATCGGGATGGGTAAAAGCGGGAGATGAAATCATAAGATGTTCGCATTGA
- the mobB gene encoding molybdopterin-guanine dinucleotide biosynthesis protein B: protein MDNIPVVCIVSKNSGTGKTVFLEKLIAQFCGRGYRVGTVKSDTHGFEMDIPGKDTWRFTKAGAKAVGIIGPDKYALIQQTDSKKDLDQLTEMIEDVDIILVEGYKKSAKPKVEIVRKAKGTEIVSAEKDLLAVVTDVRELSVSVPVFALEDCVQVADMLIEKFLK, encoded by the coding sequence ATGGATAATATTCCGGTTGTATGTATCGTATCGAAAAACTCAGGCACAGGGAAAACAGTTTTCCTGGAAAAGCTGATTGCACAATTTTGCGGCAGAGGGTACCGTGTGGGAACGGTAAAGAGCGATACCCATGGCTTTGAGATGGATATCCCCGGTAAGGATACCTGGAGGTTCACGAAGGCCGGGGCGAAGGCGGTGGGGATTATCGGGCCGGATAAATATGCGCTGATTCAGCAGACAGACAGCAAGAAAGACTTGGATCAGCTTACTGAAATGATTGAAGATGTGGATATCATTTTGGTTGAAGGATATAAAAAGTCGGCAAAACCAAAGGTTGAAATTGTCCGGAAGGCCAAAGGGACAGAAATTGTATCGGCGGAAAAGGATCTGCTCGCCGTAGTTACCGATGTTCGGGAGCTTTCAGTTTCAGTCCCGGTCTTTGCATTGGAGGACTGTGTTCAAGTTGCCGATATGTTAATTGAGAAGTTTTTGAAGTAA
- a CDS encoding MogA/MoaB family molybdenum cofactor biosynthesis protein has protein sequence MIRVGILTVSDRGASGEREDQSGPLIKEIMQNRGWETAACSIIPDERKKIAQKLIEYADDLNIDVVFTTGGTGFAPRDVTPEATLDVVERLAPGLVQAILFESLKITPRAMLSRAVSGIRGGTIIVNLPGSPKAVRECLDVVLPALEHGVQILRGETGDCAENQDD, from the coding sequence ATGATCCGGGTGGGAATTCTTACAGTAAGCGACAGGGGGGCCTCCGGCGAAAGAGAAGATCAGAGCGGGCCCCTGATCAAAGAGATCATGCAAAACAGGGGCTGGGAAACAGCGGCCTGTTCTATTATTCCGGATGAACGGAAGAAGATAGCCCAAAAGCTGATCGAGTATGCCGACGATTTGAATATTGATGTTGTATTCACCACAGGCGGTACGGGGTTCGCGCCAAGAGACGTCACTCCGGAGGCTACGCTCGATGTGGTGGAAAGACTTGCTCCCGGGCTTGTGCAGGCTATCCTCTTCGAAAGTCTCAAGATCACGCCCAGAGCCATGCTGTCCAGAGCAGTATCCGGGATCAGGGGCGGGACGATCATCGTAAATCTGCCTGGAAGCCCCAAAGCCGTACGCGAATGTCTGGACGTTGTCTTACCGGCGTTGGAGCATGGGGTTCAGATTTTGCGCGGTGAGACAGGAGATTGCGCTGAAAATCAGGACGATTGA
- the moaC gene encoding cyclic pyranopterin monophosphate synthase MoaC — translation MDKLTHFNAEGRAKMVDVGGKAVTSRVAAAEGEVRMEPDVLALVRDRALAKGDVLAAAQIAGIMAAKKASELIPMCHPLLLAGIDLSFSVNERESKIVIRAEVKTCGQTGVEMEALTAVSVAALTVYDMCKAASKNMVIGEIRLLSKSGGKSGEYLSS, via the coding sequence GTGGACAAACTTACGCATTTTAATGCCGAAGGCCGGGCCAAGATGGTTGATGTGGGCGGCAAAGCCGTAACTTCCAGGGTAGCGGCGGCTGAGGGGGAGGTACGGATGGAGCCCGATGTGCTGGCCTTGGTCCGCGACCGTGCCCTGGCCAAAGGGGATGTCCTGGCAGCGGCCCAGATCGCCGGGATCATGGCCGCCAAAAAAGCCTCCGAGCTGATCCCGATGTGTCATCCCCTCCTGCTTGCCGGTATTGATCTGTCATTTTCCGTCAATGAACGGGAAAGCAAGATTGTGATCCGGGCCGAGGTGAAAACTTGCGGACAGACAGGAGTGGAAATGGAAGCTCTGACAGCTGTCTCGGTTGCCGCTCTGACTGTTTATGATATGTGCAAAGCGGCAAGCAAGAACATGGTCATCGGAGAAATCAGGCTTCTGAGCAAATCCGGCGGGAAAAGCGGGGAATATCTCTCAAGCTGA
- the moaA gene encoding GTP 3',8-cyclase MoaA, which translates to MIDAYGRNIDYLRISVTDLCNLRCKYCRPEAGIKKKAHEDILSLEEIENISKAAVEIGIRKIRLTGGEPLVRKGILQLITRLSRIKGLEDLGLTTNGTLLGENARNLRKAGLQRINISLDSLNQEKYRRITRGGNLADVLEGIQAAKAEGFSPIKLNVVLIQGFNDEEIADFARLALTEEMEIRFIELMPLGEVYRWDLAKYLSNKEVLRQIPELVPLPGKEHGSVVKMYRFPQGRGRIGLISPISSHFCGACNRIRVTSDGKLKPCLHSDREIDLKNADLGNLKNLLMKGIYTKPENHAAEKTGFVPGKRNMNQIGG; encoded by the coding sequence ATGATTGATGCTTATGGGAGAAACATCGATTACCTGAGAATATCGGTGACAGATTTGTGTAATTTAAGGTGTAAATACTGTAGGCCTGAGGCAGGGATAAAAAAGAAGGCCCATGAAGATATTCTGAGCTTGGAGGAGATCGAGAATATCTCCAAAGCGGCGGTTGAGATTGGAATCCGCAAAATCAGGCTTACCGGAGGGGAGCCCTTGGTCCGCAAAGGAATCCTGCAATTAATAACCAGGCTCTCGCGAATCAAGGGCCTGGAGGATCTGGGCCTGACGACCAATGGAACCCTGCTCGGGGAAAATGCGCGGAATTTGCGCAAGGCCGGACTCCAAAGAATCAATATCAGTCTGGATAGCCTCAATCAGGAGAAATACCGCAGGATTACCAGGGGAGGCAATCTGGCGGATGTTCTGGAGGGGATTCAGGCGGCAAAAGCGGAGGGCTTTTCCCCGATCAAGCTCAATGTCGTGTTAATTCAGGGTTTTAACGACGAGGAGATTGCCGATTTTGCCCGGCTTGCCCTCACAGAAGAAATGGAGATCCGTTTTATTGAGCTGATGCCCTTAGGTGAGGTTTACCGCTGGGATTTGGCAAAATATCTCTCCAATAAAGAAGTCTTACGGCAAATTCCGGAACTGGTCCCATTACCGGGAAAGGAACATGGCAGTGTAGTCAAAATGTACAGGTTCCCTCAAGGCAGAGGGAGGATCGGTCTGATCAGCCCGATCAGCAGTCATTTTTGCGGGGCCTGTAACAGAATTCGGGTAACATCCGACGGCAAGCTGAAACCCTGTCTGCATTCAGACAGGGAAATAGACTTAAAAAATGCTGATCTCGGGAATCTGAAAAATCTCTTGATGAAAGGGATCTATACTAAGCCCGAAAATCACGCCGCTGAGAAAACAGGCTTTGTTCCAGGGAAGCGGAATATGAACCAGATAGGGGGATAA
- a CDS encoding molybdopterin-binding protein, protein MKKVRVEDAVGMELCHDITRIVPGQFKGVLYPRGHRIRNEDIAELRKAGKEHIFVWEENAGEIHEDEAAVRIARAIMGPNTEFEQPREGKTMLKSMAKGLLRIDRSLLKRINSMENITIAARPDYFIVKQGDKLAGARIIPLVIKEKSILALEELCRTEGPVFEVKPYRQLKAGLVITGNEVYEGLIEDKFGPLLEEKLADYEADLIGKAYCPDDTGLISRSIKELLKAGADLIILTGGMSVDPDDLTPVAIRDSGAEVVTYGTPVQPGNMFMLAYLGNTALAGVPGGAIFSRTSLLDIVLPRIFSGEKMTREDFVIMGEGGLCNGCASCSYPNCYFGRGR, encoded by the coding sequence ATGAAAAAAGTTCGTGTAGAAGATGCGGTGGGAATGGAACTATGCCACGATATCACCAGGATCGTTCCCGGACAATTCAAAGGGGTGTTATATCCCCGCGGACACAGGATCAGAAATGAGGACATCGCCGAATTGCGGAAAGCCGGCAAGGAGCATATTTTCGTCTGGGAGGAAAATGCCGGGGAAATCCATGAGGATGAGGCCGCGGTGCGTATTGCCCGGGCAATAATGGGACCAAACACGGAGTTTGAGCAGCCGCGTGAAGGCAAGACTATGCTGAAGTCCATGGCCAAGGGATTATTGAGAATCGACCGTTCCTTGTTAAAAAGGATTAATTCTATGGAAAACATAACGATCGCCGCCAGGCCGGACTATTTTATCGTGAAGCAGGGAGACAAGCTGGCCGGCGCCCGGATCATTCCTCTGGTGATAAAAGAAAAGAGCATTCTGGCACTGGAAGAGCTTTGCAGGACAGAAGGACCTGTTTTTGAAGTGAAGCCCTACCGGCAGCTTAAGGCAGGGCTGGTGATTACGGGCAATGAAGTCTATGAAGGCCTGATCGAGGATAAGTTCGGGCCTTTGCTGGAGGAAAAATTGGCCGATTATGAGGCCGACCTTATCGGCAAAGCCTATTGTCCCGATGATACCGGCCTGATCAGCCGGAGCATCAAAGAGCTCCTGAAGGCCGGGGCGGACCTGATCATCCTGACCGGCGGCATGTCGGTCGACCCTGACGATTTGACTCCGGTAGCGATCAGAGACTCGGGGGCGGAGGTCGTCACCTATGGTACGCCTGTTCAGCCGGGGAACATGTTTATGCTGGCCTATCTGGGTAATACTGCCCTGGCCGGAGTCCCCGGAGGAGCGATTTTCAGCAGGACTTCGCTCTTGGACATTGTACTGCCGAGGATATTCAGCGGCGAAAAAATGACCAGAGAAGATTTTGTGATCATGGGTGAAGGCGGGCTCTGTAACGGGTGTGCTTCCTGCAGTTATCCCAACTGCTATTTTGGCAGGGGCAGGTGA
- a CDS encoding molybdopterin molybdotransferase MoeA yields METNVSAEKALQFLLGNCPAGGQERVALPDSLGRVLDEDIRAGEDIPQFDRSPLDGYAFRAADTLRAGEDNPLILEVIEEVPAGYTPSKAVSAGKTIKVMTGAPIPEGADAVVKYEETLEKGNTVSLFQAFRSGQNIVRAGEDVMKGQIVARKGSVVNPPLIGLLAALGISEISVFRRPRVAVVSTGEELQDLGEELEKGKIRNSNSYSLAAYISELGGEPLVIGTAGDKAEEVAVLMKRGLAEADVVMTTGGVSVGDYDVVQDAVRLAGAEVLFWRIDMKPGSPTLAALKDGKLILGLSGNPAAGMVVFQLLASPLIKKLAGRAEYLWQRIEVLLKEDFRKNSPRRRYLRGRLVWEKGTALMEFTGGQGNDVLSSLIECDLLAEIPAGSGPLKAGEKLEALLLK; encoded by the coding sequence ATGGAAACAAATGTTTCGGCAGAGAAAGCGTTGCAGTTCCTGCTGGGGAATTGTCCGGCCGGCGGCCAGGAGAGGGTTGCGCTGCCCGATTCTTTGGGGAGAGTCCTTGATGAGGATATCCGGGCGGGGGAGGATATTCCCCAATTTGACCGTTCTCCTCTGGATGGCTATGCCTTCAGGGCCGCAGACACACTCCGGGCAGGTGAAGATAATCCGTTAATCCTGGAGGTCATTGAAGAGGTCCCTGCGGGGTATACGCCTTCCAAAGCTGTTTCCGCGGGAAAAACAATAAAAGTAATGACCGGGGCACCCATACCTGAGGGAGCGGATGCAGTGGTCAAATATGAAGAGACTTTGGAAAAAGGGAATACGGTATCTCTTTTTCAGGCTTTCCGTTCCGGCCAGAATATTGTCCGGGCAGGAGAAGATGTCATGAAAGGTCAGATTGTCGCCCGTAAAGGCTCGGTCGTCAACCCGCCCCTGATCGGTCTTCTGGCGGCCCTGGGGATCAGTGAGATCAGCGTTTTCAGAAGACCGAGGGTTGCTGTCGTAAGCACAGGTGAGGAACTTCAGGATTTGGGAGAAGAGCTGGAAAAAGGCAAGATCCGCAACAGCAACAGCTACAGCCTGGCGGCCTATATTTCCGAACTGGGGGGAGAGCCGCTGGTCATCGGTACGGCCGGGGATAAGGCTGAGGAGGTTGCCGTGCTGATGAAAAGAGGACTGGCTGAGGCGGATGTGGTGATGACGACAGGAGGGGTATCTGTCGGCGATTATGATGTGGTGCAGGATGCGGTACGCTTGGCAGGGGCGGAAGTTCTATTCTGGCGGATCGATATGAAGCCCGGATCGCCGACCCTGGCGGCGCTCAAGGATGGAAAGCTCATCCTGGGTCTTTCGGGTAACCCCGCGGCGGGCATGGTGGTTTTTCAGCTGCTGGCAAGTCCTTTGATCAAGAAGCTTGCCGGCAGAGCCGAATACCTTTGGCAGCGGATTGAAGTCCTTCTTAAAGAAGATTTCCGCAAGAACAGCCCCCGCCGGAGGTATTTGCGGGGCCGGCTGGTTTGGGAGAAGGGAACGGCCTTAATGGAGTTTACAGGAGGGCAGGGCAATGATGTGCTGAGCTCTTTGATTGAGTGTGATCTGCTGGCCGAGATCCCCGCCGGAAGCGGGCCGCTTAAAGCGGGAGAGAAACTGGAAGCCCTGTTATTAAAATAA
- a CDS encoding bifunctional (p)ppGpp synthetase/guanosine-3',5'-bis(diphosphate) 3'-pyrophosphohydrolase, translating into MRIEKALIFASRMHKGEKNRGGEPYIFHSLRVMLAMDTPEKKIIALLHDVLEHTDCLPEELYDYGFSKKVVKGIESLTKPKEMSYEDYIDRIALHKEDIIRIKLADIKDNIAIINKSASLSEKDIKRLEKYINAYNQLEAILAKDTQGESEKKEEEKAQNK; encoded by the coding sequence TTGAGAATTGAGAAGGCGCTTATTTTTGCCAGCAGGATGCACAAAGGCGAAAAAAACAGGGGAGGGGAGCCTTACATTTTTCATTCTCTGAGAGTGATGCTCGCGATGGATACTCCGGAGAAAAAGATCATTGCCCTTCTGCACGATGTTCTTGAACATACCGATTGCCTGCCGGAAGAATTGTATGACTACGGATTTTCCAAAAAAGTGGTCAAAGGGATCGAAAGCTTAACCAAGCCTAAAGAAATGAGTTATGAGGATTATATCGACAGGATTGCTTTACATAAGGAAGATATTATCAGGATTAAGCTTGCGGATATCAAAGACAATATTGCGATCATCAATAAAAGCGCAAGCTTATCCGAGAAAGACATCAAGAGACTGGAAAAATATATTAATGCTTATAATCAGCTAGAAGCGATCCTTGCTAAGGATACTCAGGGGGAAAGCGAAAAGAAAGAAGAGGAAAAAGCCCAGAATAAATGA
- a CDS encoding phenylacetate--CoA ligase family protein produces the protein MDEQTFSALRKLIERVEKDSPFYRDKFQKHGVRSQEIRTAEDFEGIPFTTKEELREAYPLGLRAVPEEKVVRIHSSSGTTGIPVVIPYSAQDVADWAEMMKRCYEFAGVTQSDRVQITPGYGLWTAGIGFQAGAELLGAMAVPTGPGNTDKQLQIMMDLKTTVLTATSSYALLIAEEVAKRGIGDQIRLRRGIFGSERWSAKMRGRISRELNIEVFDIYGLTEIYGPGISIDCGQHSGLHYWDDFLYFEVIDPETGRILPHGQYGELVITTLRKEAAPLVRFRTRDITRLIPGQCPCGSPYPRHDIMIGRSDDMVKVKGVNIFPAQIDEFLRTIPEASSEYQLEINHEKGRDRVILRLESESGSDQGMVQNVVRSAFKRKIGIQADVEILEIGQLPRSEKKTKRVLDNRKD, from the coding sequence ATGGATGAGCAAACATTTTCTGCGCTTCGGAAATTAATTGAGCGGGTGGAAAAGGATAGTCCCTTTTATCGGGATAAATTTCAAAAACACGGGGTTCGGAGTCAGGAGATCAGAACTGCGGAAGACTTTGAAGGGATCCCCTTCACAACGAAGGAAGAGCTGAGAGAGGCATATCCGCTGGGGCTCCGGGCCGTACCGGAGGAGAAGGTGGTCAGAATCCATTCTTCCTCGGGGACGACAGGGATCCCTGTTGTGATTCCTTACTCAGCTCAGGATGTGGCTGATTGGGCGGAAATGATGAAGAGATGCTATGAATTTGCGGGGGTAACCCAATCGGACCGCGTTCAAATCACACCCGGATATGGTCTTTGGACTGCGGGCATCGGGTTTCAGGCAGGCGCCGAACTCCTGGGAGCGATGGCTGTTCCCACAGGCCCCGGCAATACGGACAAACAGCTGCAGATCATGATGGACTTGAAGACTACGGTTTTGACGGCGACATCTTCTTATGCTCTTTTGATCGCCGAAGAAGTGGCCAAAAGAGGGATCGGGGATCAGATTCGCCTGCGCAGGGGGATTTTCGGCTCGGAACGGTGGAGCGCCAAGATGCGCGGCAGAATCAGCCGAGAATTGAATATTGAGGTATTTGACATCTACGGTCTGACAGAGATTTACGGACCGGGGATTTCGATCGATTGCGGACAGCATAGCGGGCTTCATTACTGGGACGATTTTCTTTATTTTGAGGTCATTGATCCGGAGACCGGCAGGATTTTGCCCCACGGACAGTATGGGGAACTGGTCATTACGACCTTAAGAAAAGAGGCCGCTCCCTTAGTCCGTTTCCGGACCAGGGATATCACCAGATTAATCCCCGGTCAATGCCCGTGCGGAAGCCCGTATCCCCGTCATGACATCATGATTGGGCGCTCGGATGATATGGTCAAGGTCAAGGGGGTCAACATCTTCCCGGCCCAGATTGATGAATTCCTGCGGACAATTCCCGAAGCAAGCAGTGAATACCAGTTGGAAATTAACCATGAGAAAGGCCGGGACAGAGTGATCCTGCGCCTCGAAAGCGAAAGCGGCAGTGATCAAGGCATGGTTCAGAATGTGGTCAGGTCGGCCTTTAAACGGAAAATCGGGATTCAGGCAGACGTAGAAATTCTGGAAATCGGTCAATTGCCGAGAAGTGAAAAGAAAACAAAGCGGGTTTTGGATAACAGGAAGGACTGA
- a CDS encoding indolepyruvate oxidoreductase subunit beta, giving the protein MPKQELRMKTDGRSAEERFNVLITGVGGQGTVLASRLLASAAMNSGYLARTAETIGMAQRGGAVTSHVRIGDRSGSAIIPAGKADLLIGFEPVETGKNILLLAKDGKCIVNTRLIRSAFSSYPCSGAELEKLYSYITFHVPDTVFVDGDKIAAEAGSSKALNTVLLGVALGAGWLPFSIETVEECIKSHLPGKYVELNLKALAGGYEYKRMN; this is encoded by the coding sequence ATGCCAAAACAGGAATTAAGAATGAAAACAGACGGGCGGTCTGCTGAAGAGAGGTTCAATGTCTTGATCACGGGTGTAGGAGGTCAGGGGACCGTCCTCGCGTCCAGGCTTTTGGCCTCGGCCGCGATGAATTCCGGATACCTGGCCAGAACGGCGGAAACCATTGGGATGGCTCAAAGAGGGGGAGCAGTCACCAGCCATGTCCGTATCGGTGATCGCAGCGGATCAGCGATCATTCCCGCGGGTAAGGCCGACCTGCTCATTGGTTTTGAGCCGGTTGAGACCGGTAAGAACATCCTATTGCTGGCGAAGGACGGAAAATGCATCGTCAATACCCGCTTGATCCGTTCGGCTTTTTCTTCATATCCTTGTTCAGGTGCGGAGCTGGAAAAGTTGTATTCTTATATTACTTTTCATGTTCCGGACACGGTATTTGTGGATGGGGATAAAATCGCGGCGGAAGCGGGATCTTCCAAAGCGTTGAATACGGTGCTTCTGGGAGTGGCTTTAGGGGCGGGATGGCTGCCGTTCAGCATTGAAACGGTGGAAGAGTGTATCAAAAGCCATCTGCCCGGCAAGTATGTGGAATTGAATTTGAAAGCTTTAGCCGGAGGCTATGAATATAAGCGGATGAACTGA